Part of the Vigna angularis cultivar LongXiaoDou No.4 chromosome 1, ASM1680809v1, whole genome shotgun sequence genome, AAAATGAGTCAAACACTCAGACATGAACATACATATGATTGCTGGAAATAGTAAGATTAAAAactcaattataataaaagggTAAAATGCAATAGGAGCTGAATTGTCTGCAATCTGAAGGAAATGTATACTTCATcaatttcaaaaggaaaaatttttttaaaggaaaattttttttaccaacttttttttttaacaactttttttttgacaatttcttttttttacaactttttttacGTATCGGATCCTGATCAAAAATATTCTTACAAACCAAAGTtatcaaaatgaaattttattccTCAGCAACCATTACTTGTATTTTAAACCATCTTTCTGTAACATCAATCACACCCAAAATCCATACAAAACATAACACTTATTTTGAAGGAAGTAACTAATTAAGCTTAACCAGAAATTTGAATGGCCTTGACTTCAGACTTCTTAACATCTTCCTTGGGAACAGTAACAGTAAGAACACCATTCTCCATAGAAGccttcacttcatccatttttGCATTCTCAGGCAATCTGAACCTCCTCAAGAACTTCCCACTGCTACGCTCCACACGATGCCACGTATCGTTCTTATCTTCCTTCTCAACGTTTCTCTCACCGCTTATCTGAAGAACCTTATCATCTTCTATCTCAACCTTCACTTCCTCCTTCTTCAGTCCTGGAATCTCAGCCTTGAACACGTGTGCCTCTGGAGTCTCCTTCCAGTCCACACGTGTGCTCACAAATGCAGAATTTTCTCGACCAGATTCAGGGAAAGGAAAATCCTTGAAGGGATCCCACACATCCAGAGAGAATGGATCATAGACGTTGTTCCTTCGTCCACCGAACAAACTTGGGATTAGCGACATTcttatgattataatatttgGCAGATATTTAAATCTTTACACAGGCTGTAGCGTGACCGTATTCAGTTAACTCTCTTATTGTTTGATGATGACTGAGGAACTGATGCAATGATATTTATAGGAAGTGAAAGGATAATGTAGAGTGTTCCAGAATATTCTGTTCTCATTTCCTTCATTCTTTCCGGTTCGACATCATTCTAAAAACTTCTAGACTTATTCCGCATTGCTATAAAGTTCCTgtccttttcattttattctgttaatttttatttaattatttttattcaccCATTACAAtgtattataacaaaaaaaaatattttgagaattttactgtaataaatatttcatataaaaattctCTGAAAATTTtactgaaataaatattttgagaaatttttaagaaaaaaaaaacattcacaacAGAATTTCATGAAAAAATGATATAGtaaattttcttaagaaaaatgtatattttcACATATTGAGCTTATGAAacttaatatatagttttatgtaaagttgaaaatacaaaattaaagagTAAATTTATTAGAAGGACTTGGTATGATACCACAAATATACAATAGAAATTTTAACATGACATAAATAACTTTATacgtaaataataaaattcacataaagaaatatttacataagtaatatttgttttattaatattttcaaattaatgatATAGAActaaaataaaggaaaacatataaatttatatatgaatttacaaaaagaaaatatacaaagatattttcagaaagataattaaaaaattcatattttatgaaACTCAAAAGTTActttataatcattttacttCATCAAAACCACTCAAACAattaaattcaaagaaattacTTAATTATGAAATCCCAAAAAtcacattcaatcaataaaatttCTACTCATCTAACTCTTCTATcattattttcaaatcaatttcataatataacaatatcaactattaataatttcataacATAACAATATCAACCATTAATAACTTCATAGTACAAAACCAAAAATCTCTTTctctcacaaattttaaaattttctagacaaaaaaaatatcaccATTTCGGTTCGGCTAAGAGGTAatggaagctagttaatttaattatgattttctttatATGAGATTGTTGTTTGGATGGTTACATGTGTGGGAAATTGCATGATTGATTGTTCTGCATTGATTTTATGCTTGCTGAAATCTGTGAACTGGTTGAGAGTCTTTTGAGgtatattttgttattgtttggttCTGATTTTAAGGAAGTGGAGAGGTGAAAATGAGACTTTGGGGTCAAGTGAGAATTTGGTGAATGGGGAAAGTCTAGGCAAGTTTCTTTAGACCTGTTAGAACCGTTAAGCCTTTCTAAAATGTGtcaaaagtgaaaaatgaatGTTTGGTCATTGAGTGGTGATTCTACATAATTTGGAGTTTAATCTGATACGAATTTCTTTAGGATGATGTTAGAAAGGTTGAGGTATCCTTGGATAGGTGTAATTTGGTATATGAATCATgtttggaggattagaagttcGGAAGTGGTAGGAATTGGTGAAGATAGTGGTTGATCATAATTCTGCAGCTattttgcagaattatgcagatcGCCGAGGGTCATTCATTGACCGTTGGACTTTCTTcttgtgttcggtcttaactgagttcGACTTTTGTAGAgcttcagttaatgaccgatcagTCTTGTACTCGTATTATGTTTTAGTCATAGTGATCGTTCTTAGTGAggtgtgtggtctcttagtagcgatcgaTCTTAATGGGTTGTGGGatctcttagtagcgatcggtcttTGTGGGTGTctggtctcttagtagcgatcggtcttagtgggttgtgtggtctcttagtagcgatcggtcttagtggattgtgtggtctcttagtagcgctcgttcttgtACTAGTGCTCGACCTCGTACTTGTATTCGGTCTTAAATGCGTTCGGCCTATGTTATAGGTGTTCGGCCTAAACcataagcgttcggtttaaACTTAGTATTTGGACTAGTGGTAGTATTCGGTCATGATGTGGTACTCGAAATCCTCTAGTTGTCGGTCATTAATAACACTCGATTTTCTCTTCAGTGGTATCTATTATTGATTGTTCGATCTCCAACATTCACAAGGTGTTCGGTGTTGTTCTTCTATGTTGGTGATTTCTGTTTGGCCTATATTCATAGTTATTCCAGTgtgttgttttaattaattgatcCAATTGCTTTGATGACTTATGTATGTATTGTCATAATggtgtaaaaagaaaaagtatggtatgataattgtaatatggatgtgaaagagaattcca contains:
- the LOC108337130 gene encoding 18.5 kDa class I heat shock protein, whose translation is MSLIPSLFGGRRNNVYDPFSLDVWDPFKDFPFPESGRENSAFVSTRVDWKETPEAHVFKAEIPGLKKEEVKVEIEDDKVLQISGERNVEKEDKNDTWHRVERSSGKFLRRFRLPENAKMDEVKASMENGVLTVTVPKEDVKKSEVKAIQISG